In Azospirillum ramasamyi, the following are encoded in one genomic region:
- a CDS encoding xanthine dehydrogenase family protein molybdopterin-binding subunit, translated as MIAKPSIPAPLENPGAQIGKPVSRVDGRLKVTGGAKYAAEFNTPGLAHGYILSSAIARGRILSMDTAKALALPGVLQVFTHENRPGLPWFDRKWKDDDAPTGAPFRPLYDATIHHSLQPIALVVAESFELARYAARLIHVVYEAEEHRTDLHAAQAHAFTPGKDKGGFQPPPKPRGDADRALAEAEVSVDLHFTQAVEHHNPMEMHASTVIYHNDGTLTVHDKTQGPLNTQTYVCNVFDLSKDAVRVVSPFVGGAFGSGLRPQHQLFMAVLAATTLKRSVRVELSRPQMFSFGHRPETLQRVALGARKDGTLTAMIHEAVQETSQSENYVEVVVNWSGQQYKCDNVRLDYKLARMDTHTPLDQRAPGAATGVPALEIAMDELAARLGMDPLELRLKNYTEVDPNTDKPFSSKELRACFQQGAERFGWHRRNPVPRSMRQGRQLIGWGVASGVWDAMQGQAAASARLGIDGTLTVGSATADIGPGTYTAMTQIAADTLGLPIGKVSFQLGDSNLPMAPLQGGSWTVSSVGSAVKAVCDRLRGKLAGLAVGLDDGPLKGLKAEDLVFADGFLIARADPSRRMSITEVMRASGLLVLEDEARSIPYYRSQMRHTLGTHSAIFAEVRVDEDLGTVQVTRVVSAVAAGRIINPKMARSQVLGAVVWGIGMALEEESLTDQRLGRFMNHDFAEYHIPVNADIHDIDVIFVEEHDEIVNPLGAKGVGEIGIVGVPAAIANAIYHATGKRLCDLPITVDRILGT; from the coding sequence ATGATCGCCAAACCGAGCATTCCCGCCCCCCTGGAGAATCCCGGTGCCCAGATCGGCAAGCCCGTCAGCCGCGTCGACGGCCGGCTGAAGGTGACCGGCGGCGCCAAATACGCCGCGGAGTTCAACACGCCCGGCCTCGCCCACGGCTATATCCTGTCGAGCGCCATCGCCCGCGGGCGCATCCTCAGCATGGATACCGCCAAGGCGCTGGCCCTGCCCGGCGTCCTCCAGGTCTTCACCCACGAGAACCGGCCGGGCCTGCCCTGGTTCGACCGCAAGTGGAAGGACGACGACGCGCCCACGGGGGCCCCCTTCCGCCCGCTGTACGACGCGACGATCCACCATTCGCTCCAGCCCATCGCCCTGGTGGTGGCGGAGAGCTTCGAACTGGCGCGCTACGCCGCCCGCCTGATCCATGTCGTCTATGAGGCGGAGGAGCACCGGACCGACCTGCACGCGGCGCAGGCCCACGCCTTCACGCCCGGCAAGGACAAGGGCGGGTTCCAGCCGCCGCCGAAGCCGCGCGGCGACGCCGACCGGGCGTTGGCCGAGGCGGAGGTCAGCGTCGACCTGCATTTCACCCAGGCGGTCGAGCATCACAACCCGATGGAGATGCACGCCTCCACCGTCATCTACCACAATGACGGCACCCTGACCGTCCATGACAAGACCCAGGGACCGCTGAACACCCAGACCTATGTCTGCAACGTCTTCGACCTGTCGAAGGACGCGGTGCGGGTGGTCTCCCCCTTCGTCGGCGGCGCCTTCGGTTCCGGCCTCAGGCCGCAGCATCAGCTGTTCATGGCGGTGCTGGCGGCGACGACGCTGAAGCGTTCGGTGCGGGTCGAGCTGTCGCGCCCGCAGATGTTCAGCTTCGGCCACCGCCCCGAAACGCTGCAGCGCGTGGCGCTGGGCGCCCGCAAGGACGGCACGCTGACCGCCATGATCCACGAGGCGGTGCAGGAGACCTCGCAGAGCGAGAACTATGTCGAGGTCGTCGTCAACTGGTCGGGCCAGCAGTACAAGTGCGACAATGTCCGGCTGGACTACAAGCTGGCGCGGATGGACACCCACACCCCGCTCGACCAGCGCGCCCCCGGCGCCGCCACCGGCGTCCCGGCGCTGGAGATCGCCATGGACGAGCTGGCGGCCAGGCTGGGCATGGACCCGCTGGAACTGCGGCTGAAGAATTACACCGAGGTCGATCCCAACACGGACAAGCCCTTCTCAAGCAAGGAGCTGCGCGCCTGCTTCCAGCAGGGGGCGGAGCGTTTCGGCTGGCACAGACGCAATCCCGTTCCGCGGTCGATGCGGCAGGGGCGGCAGCTCATCGGCTGGGGCGTGGCGTCCGGCGTGTGGGACGCCATGCAGGGGCAGGCCGCGGCGTCCGCCCGGCTCGGCATCGACGGCACGCTGACGGTGGGCAGCGCCACCGCCGACATCGGCCCCGGAACCTACACGGCGATGACCCAGATCGCCGCCGACACCCTGGGTCTGCCGATCGGCAAGGTGTCGTTCCAACTGGGGGACAGCAACCTGCCGATGGCACCGCTGCAGGGCGGATCCTGGACGGTGTCGTCGGTCGGCTCCGCGGTGAAGGCGGTGTGCGACCGGCTGCGCGGCAAACTCGCCGGTCTGGCCGTGGGGCTCGATGACGGGCCGCTGAAGGGGCTGAAGGCCGAGGATCTGGTCTTCGCCGACGGCTTCCTGATCGCCAGGGCCGACCCGTCCCGGCGGATGTCGATCACCGAGGTGATGCGCGCCAGCGGCCTGCTGGTGCTGGAGGACGAGGCGCGCTCCATCCCCTATTACAGGTCGCAGATGCGGCACACGCTCGGCACCCACTCCGCCATCTTCGCGGAGGTGCGGGTGGACGAGGATCTCGGCACCGTGCAGGTGACGCGGGTGGTCAGCGCGGTCGCCGCCGGCCGCATCATCAACCCCAAGATGGCGCGCAGCCAGGTGCTGGGTGCCGTGGTGTGGGGTATCGGCATGGCGCTGGAGGAGGAGTCGCTGACCGACCAGCGGCTCGGCCGCTTCATGAACCACGATTTCGCCGAATACCACATCCCGGTGAACGCCGATATCCACGACATCGACGTCATCTTCGTCGAGGAGCATGACGAGATCGTAAACCCGCTGGGCGCCAAAGGGGTCGGCGAGATCGGCATCGTCGGCGTCCCCGCCGCCATCGCCAACGCGATCTACCACGCCACCGGCAAGCGCCTCTGCGACCTGCCGATCACGGTGGACAGGATTTTGGGGACGTAG